A genomic window from Periweissella cryptocerci includes:
- a CDS encoding Nramp family divalent metal transporter, with product MTDETGKNKFASAASEASLEEVNSSVEVPKGAGFWRTLFAFSGPGALVAVGYMDPGNWITSIVGGAQYRYLLLSVVVISGIIAMVMQYMAAKLGIVTRQDLAQAIRHRTNKPVGFMLWIMTELAIMATDIAEVIGGAIALQLLFGIPLTVGVMLTILDVFLLLLLTKLGFRKIEAIVVTLILSILVIFLYMVILSKPSMAGIMGGLVPRTSILQHKQLTLALGIIGATVMPHNLYLHSSISQTRAYDRDNEDEVANAVRFTTWDSNIQLVGATIINALLLILGAALFFGHGDQLQAFGDLYRALSDNTIAKGIASPVLSTLFAVALLASGQNATITGTLTGQIIMEGFIHLKVPMWARRLITRLIAVVPVLIAACVWGGTEGALDNLLVYSQVFLSIALPFTMFPLIIFTGSKKIMGERFVNPLWVSIVAWVSAILLTGLNIQLIFNLVKELIAMV from the coding sequence ATGACGGACGAAACAGGGAAAAACAAATTTGCGAGCGCAGCTAGTGAAGCAAGTTTGGAAGAAGTAAACAGTTCAGTCGAAGTGCCTAAAGGTGCTGGATTCTGGCGGACTTTGTTTGCATTTAGTGGCCCAGGGGCATTAGTCGCAGTGGGGTATATGGATCCAGGTAACTGGATTACATCAATTGTCGGTGGTGCGCAATATCGCTACCTGCTCTTATCAGTTGTTGTTATTTCAGGGATCATCGCGATGGTCATGCAATATATGGCAGCAAAATTAGGAATTGTAACGCGGCAAGATTTAGCACAAGCAATTCGACACCGAACCAATAAGCCGGTTGGGTTTATGCTTTGGATAATGACTGAATTAGCCATTATGGCGACGGATATTGCTGAAGTTATTGGTGGGGCGATTGCCTTGCAACTGTTATTTGGAATTCCATTAACAGTTGGGGTTATGTTGACCATCTTAGATGTATTCTTGCTATTATTATTAACAAAACTTGGTTTCCGCAAGATCGAAGCAATTGTTGTTACACTGATATTATCAATTTTAGTTATTTTCTTATACATGGTTATTCTCTCAAAGCCAAGCATGGCAGGGATTATGGGTGGCTTAGTACCACGCACTTCAATCTTACAACATAAGCAATTAACTTTAGCGCTTGGGATTATTGGGGCAACTGTTATGCCACACAACCTGTACTTGCACTCATCAATCTCACAAACGCGGGCTTATGATCGCGATAATGAAGATGAAGTTGCCAATGCAGTGCGTTTTACAACTTGGGATTCAAATATCCAATTAGTTGGGGCAACAATCATTAATGCCTTGCTCTTAATCTTAGGAGCAGCCTTGTTCTTTGGACATGGTGATCAATTACAAGCATTTGGTGACTTATACCGTGCCTTGAGTGATAACACAATCGCCAAGGGGATTGCCTCGCCAGTGCTTTCAACATTGTTTGCGGTTGCCTTATTGGCTTCTGGTCAAAATGCCACGATTACTGGTACTTTGACAGGGCAAATCATCATGGAAGGTTTCATTCACTTGAAGGTGCCAATGTGGGCCCGTCGTTTAATCACACGTTTGATTGCAGTTGTTCCAGTTTTGATTGCGGCATGTGTATGGGGTGGTACGGAAGGCGCATTGGATAACCTCTTGGTTTACTCACAAGTTTTCTTGTCAATTGCCTTACCATTTACAATGTTCCCCTTGATTATTTTTACTGGTTCAAAGAAAATTATGGGTGAACGATTTGTTAACCCATTGTGGGTTTCAATTGTTGCATGGGTATCTGCAATTCTATTAACTGGATTGAACATTCAATTAATCTTTAATCTTGTTAAAGAATTAATCGCAATGGTTTAG
- the dnaE gene encoding DNA polymerase III subunit alpha has protein sequence MSYFPVQTISTYSLLQSTTTPKKLVAAAKEHGYSAVALTDYDVLYGVVDFYQAAKAAGITPLLGVTLRVQGLINQGTEEPLVFIAKNQKGYQNLLKLSSYKMTLDNQTPAKLDDVWDYLHDLFVITPMNGEVVQLLQQGELSQAKAYLEKLQPAVDPASLMIGVSLEHSHNLQQTILQLASDTHTQVVPNDLVEYLTPQEYFPTRVLRAVDAGITLSNIGEARNELGSHFMRQADEMEASYQRAQLGDALHNLEQMLHVIDLDLKFQEPQLPKFPVPVSETAASYLTELAQAGLQARGLAVKPAYQARLQHELQVINELGFNDYFLIVWDVLNWAHTQHIQTGPGRGSAAGSLVAYALAITDVDPIEYNLLFERFLNPERAQMPDIDIDIPDTRREAVLEYVHQRYGHENVGQIITFGTLAAKQALRDTGRVFGYNPQQLSELSKTLPNALHFTIDEAWTSSQAFRNLMIDLPNGELLVETAKMIEGLPRNYSTHAAGVVIAGRPLTDVVPVQAGPDGRLMTQLPKNPVEALGLLKMDFLGLRNLTLLADALANVQTLTGEPFDITTIDLNDAKTLELFQQARTNGVFQFESNGIKNVLRKLQPDSFEMIAAVNALFRPGPMENIDHFIARKHGQEAITYPDAVLEPILAPTFGIIVYQEQVMQVASVLAGFSFAQADLLRRAMSKKDAQKLDSLRNQFITGAKTLGHSEQVAIQVYDYIEAFANYGFNRSHAIAYSKMAFQLAYLKAHYPAAFFAALMNSAIGNDVKTKTYIQEVKQQGVAVLAPDINRSYQNFTLYKGAIRFGLASVKGLRSDFVRDLINERETKGPFTDLANLISRLPDKWRKAELLDLLIYTGACDNFGYNRNELLQSLPGFIDAIGLSGESLSLFATMAPKVKKLPDLSLGEKLSKEAEYLGAYVTAHPVEQYRQQARALNVVAISDLQVEQKVMLSVFINHIRTIRTKKGEEMAFLTGNDATGEISITVFPRLYKQLKSQLEPQRVYFVAGKVESNRGLQVIADQIRLASTITVGKPANNTEKKTSEVATGQWYIRIPAAADNPTTQHELERILQHNHGVNPVLLVFAVDDRKISLKANLWLKKNNETLESLTSLLGRGNVIFKPNDE, from the coding sequence ATGAGTTATTTTCCTGTGCAAACAATCAGTACATATAGTCTCCTGCAGAGTACAACAACGCCCAAGAAGTTAGTTGCAGCGGCCAAAGAGCATGGATATAGTGCGGTCGCTTTGACTGACTATGATGTTTTGTATGGGGTTGTTGATTTTTATCAAGCTGCTAAAGCTGCTGGTATTACGCCTTTGTTGGGGGTGACGCTTCGGGTGCAAGGTTTGATTAATCAAGGAACCGAAGAACCGTTGGTATTTATTGCCAAAAATCAAAAAGGTTACCAAAATTTATTGAAATTATCATCATATAAAATGACCTTAGATAACCAAACGCCGGCCAAGCTTGATGACGTGTGGGACTATTTGCACGATTTGTTTGTCATTACACCAATGAATGGTGAAGTAGTTCAGCTACTACAACAAGGTGAATTGAGCCAGGCAAAAGCATATTTGGAGAAACTACAACCGGCAGTTGATCCAGCATCGTTGATGATTGGGGTTAGCCTCGAACATTCGCATAATTTGCAACAGACGATTTTGCAATTAGCTAGTGATACGCATACCCAAGTTGTACCAAATGATTTGGTGGAATATTTGACGCCACAAGAGTACTTTCCAACGAGGGTATTACGGGCGGTAGATGCTGGAATCACGCTAAGCAATATTGGTGAAGCTCGCAATGAACTTGGAAGCCATTTTATGCGACAAGCTGATGAGATGGAAGCTAGCTATCAACGTGCCCAGCTCGGGGATGCTTTACATAATCTCGAGCAGATGCTCCACGTAATTGATTTGGATTTAAAATTTCAAGAACCGCAATTACCTAAATTCCCGGTACCAGTGAGTGAAACGGCAGCCAGTTATTTGACAGAATTAGCACAGGCAGGGCTGCAGGCACGCGGATTGGCAGTGAAACCAGCATATCAGGCGCGCTTGCAACACGAATTACAAGTAATTAATGAATTGGGTTTTAATGATTATTTCTTAATTGTTTGGGATGTATTAAATTGGGCCCACACACAACATATTCAAACTGGTCCAGGCCGGGGTTCAGCAGCTGGTTCATTGGTAGCGTATGCCTTAGCAATCACAGATGTCGATCCAATTGAGTATAACTTACTCTTTGAACGGTTTTTAAATCCCGAACGAGCCCAAATGCCGGATATCGATATTGATATTCCTGACACACGCCGAGAAGCGGTTTTGGAATATGTCCACCAACGGTATGGTCACGAAAACGTCGGGCAAATTATTACATTTGGGACACTCGCGGCTAAGCAAGCACTCCGCGATACTGGCCGGGTATTTGGTTATAATCCGCAACAGCTGTCGGAATTATCAAAAACCTTACCCAATGCACTTCACTTTACGATTGATGAAGCATGGACTAGTTCACAAGCCTTTCGGAATTTGATGATTGACCTACCAAATGGTGAATTATTAGTTGAAACTGCGAAAATGATTGAAGGGTTACCGCGTAACTATAGTACGCACGCGGCCGGTGTCGTGATTGCTGGGCGGCCGTTAACTGATGTCGTACCCGTACAAGCCGGTCCAGATGGCCGTTTGATGACGCAATTACCAAAGAACCCCGTGGAAGCACTTGGTTTGTTAAAAATGGATTTTTTGGGATTACGGAATTTGACGTTATTGGCGGATGCACTCGCTAACGTGCAAACGTTGACTGGTGAACCATTCGACATTACGACGATTGATTTGAATGATGCTAAAACGTTGGAACTCTTTCAACAAGCACGCACCAACGGAGTTTTTCAGTTTGAATCGAACGGGATTAAGAACGTGCTCCGTAAATTACAACCAGATTCTTTTGAAATGATTGCAGCCGTAAACGCACTATTTCGACCAGGTCCAATGGAAAACATTGATCATTTTATTGCACGCAAACACGGTCAAGAAGCGATTACGTATCCAGACGCGGTGCTGGAACCGATTTTGGCACCGACATTTGGGATTATTGTCTATCAAGAACAAGTCATGCAAGTTGCGTCGGTTTTGGCAGGCTTTAGTTTTGCTCAAGCGGATTTGTTACGGCGTGCGATGAGTAAAAAGGACGCCCAAAAACTTGATAGTTTACGGAACCAATTTATTACAGGTGCCAAGACGCTTGGGCATTCAGAACAGGTCGCAATTCAGGTTTATGATTATATCGAAGCGTTTGCCAATTATGGGTTTAACCGGTCGCACGCGATTGCGTATTCCAAGATGGCCTTTCAATTAGCGTATTTGAAAGCACATTATCCAGCAGCATTCTTTGCGGCGCTGATGAATTCGGCGATTGGAAATGATGTCAAAACGAAAACTTACATTCAAGAAGTTAAGCAACAAGGGGTGGCGGTGTTAGCGCCCGATATTAATCGAAGCTATCAAAACTTTACCCTCTATAAAGGTGCCATTCGTTTTGGCCTTGCATCAGTTAAAGGTCTACGCAGTGATTTTGTGCGGGATTTAATTAACGAACGGGAAACTAAGGGGCCGTTTACGGATTTAGCCAATTTGATTAGTCGATTACCGGATAAATGGCGTAAAGCCGAGCTATTAGACTTACTGATATATACCGGGGCTTGCGATAATTTTGGTTATAATCGTAATGAATTGCTACAATCGTTGCCGGGATTCATTGACGCAATTGGTCTATCCGGTGAATCGTTGTCGTTATTTGCCACGATGGCACCAAAGGTTAAAAAATTACCCGATTTGTCATTAGGTGAAAAACTAAGTAAAGAAGCTGAATATTTAGGCGCCTACGTGACCGCACATCCAGTTGAACAATATCGTCAACAAGCACGGGCATTAAATGTGGTGGCAATTAGCGACTTACAAGTTGAGCAGAAAGTTATGTTGAGCGTTTTTATTAACCATATTCGGACAATTCGGACGAAAAAGGGTGAAGAAATGGCTTTCTTAACCGGTAATGATGCGACAGGTGAAATATCAATTACCGTTTTTCCACGCTTGTATAAGCAATTAAAAAGTCAATTGGAACCACAGCGCGTTTATTTTGTGGCAGGAAAGGTGGAAAGTAACCGTGGGTTGCAAGTAATCGCTGACCAAATTCGTTTAGCTAGTACAATTACGGTGGGCAAACCAGCTAATAACACAGAAAAAAAGACGTCTGAAGTTGCAACTGGGCAATGGTACATTCGGATTCCTGCGGCAGCTGATAATCCAACCACCCAACATGAATTAGAACGAATTTTACAACACAATCATGGGGTTAATCCGGTTTTATTGGTGTTTGCTGTTGATGATCGTAAAATTTCATTGAAAGCGAACCTCTGGCTCAAAAAAAATAATGAAACACTGGAATCGCTTACATCACTATTAGGGCGCGGAAATGTTATTTTCAAACCAAATGATGAATGA
- the pepT gene encoding peptidase T: MAKYESLVPRFVKYAKVNTRSNEESTTVPSDPKEVAFLKDLAAELTTIGLANVQTMKDGYVFAELPANTDKDVPVVGFISHVDTADFNSENIQPQIHENYDGVSDIKLSDTYSLKQSEFPSLKNYTGHDLITSDGSTLLGADDKAGVAEIITAMEYLIANPDVKHGTIKVAFGPDEEIGIGADNFHTTEFGADFAYTMDGGPLGELEWETFNAAGAKVTVEGKNVHPGSAKDTMINAIQVVMDFHAALPEHDRPEHTEGTEGFWHVMQIGGTTEAAEARYIVRDHDRAKFEERKQTLLDIAAKMNAEFGEDRVKVELSDQYYNMGEVLQNDMTPVDLAENAMKELAIKPIIEPVRGGTDGSKITFLGLPTPNIFAGGENMHSRFEYVSTTVMDQAVDVILKISELNSK; this comes from the coding sequence TTGGCTAAATATGAAAGCTTAGTACCACGTTTTGTGAAATATGCAAAGGTTAACACCCGTTCTAATGAGGAATCAACGACAGTTCCATCAGATCCTAAAGAAGTTGCATTCTTGAAGGATTTGGCAGCTGAACTCACTACAATTGGTTTGGCAAATGTCCAAACCATGAAAGACGGTTATGTCTTTGCTGAATTACCAGCTAACACCGATAAAGATGTCCCTGTTGTTGGCTTTATTTCACACGTTGATACCGCTGACTTCAACTCAGAAAACATTCAACCACAAATTCATGAAAACTATGACGGTGTTTCAGACATCAAGTTGAGTGATACTTATTCATTGAAACAAAGTGAATTCCCAAGTTTGAAAAATTACACGGGACACGATTTGATTACTTCTGATGGTTCAACCTTGTTGGGTGCCGATGATAAAGCCGGTGTAGCTGAAATCATTACGGCTATGGAATACTTGATTGCTAATCCAGATGTTAAGCATGGAACAATCAAAGTTGCGTTTGGACCTGATGAAGAAATTGGAATCGGTGCAGACAACTTCCACACGACTGAATTTGGTGCAGATTTTGCCTACACAATGGATGGTGGTCCTTTAGGTGAACTTGAATGGGAAACTTTCAATGCTGCCGGTGCTAAGGTGACGGTTGAAGGTAAGAATGTGCACCCTGGTTCTGCAAAGGACACAATGATTAACGCCATTCAAGTAGTAATGGACTTCCACGCAGCGTTGCCTGAACATGATCGTCCAGAACACACTGAAGGTACAGAAGGTTTCTGGCACGTCATGCAAATTGGTGGCACAACAGAAGCCGCCGAAGCACGTTACATCGTGCGTGATCATGATCGTGCGAAGTTTGAAGAACGTAAGCAAACATTGTTGGATATTGCAGCTAAAATGAATGCTGAGTTCGGTGAAGACCGCGTTAAGGTTGAATTGAGCGATCAATACTACAACATGGGTGAAGTGCTCCAAAACGACATGACCCCAGTTGATTTGGCTGAAAATGCGATGAAAGAATTAGCTATTAAGCCAATTATTGAACCAGTGCGTGGCGGTACTGATGGTTCTAAGATTACATTCTTAGGTTTACCAACGCCTAATATTTTTGCCGGTGGTGAAAATATGCACTCACGTTTTGAATACGTTTCAACGACAGTTATGGATCAAGCTGTTGATGTTATCTTGAAGATTTCAGAATTAAACAGTAAATAA
- the pyk gene encoding pyruvate kinase — MKKTKIVATLGPASSDVDTIVSLIENGANVFRFNFSHGDHEEHLGRMEAVREAEKITGKTVGFLLDTKGAEIRTTKQDTETGKIEFAAGDELRIGMDSSAEKLGTKERIYVTYENLFEDVELGGHVLFDDGRIDMMITGKDDATRELLVTVQNPGLLGSRKGVNAPGVSINLPGITEKDADDIRFGLDQNINYIAASFVRKPQDVLEIRALLKEKGKEDVQIFPKIESQEGIDNWDEIEKVSDGLMIARGDMGIEIPPENVPLVQKALIRSMNAAGKAVITSTDMLDSMQENPRPTRAEASDVANAVFDGTDATMLSGESANGNYPKEAVAMMAHIDEKAESALALNGRHVDNLFDATDITESVAAAVATAAANLGIKTIVAATASGYTAKMISKHRPDADILALTFSERVQRGLTMSWGVDPVVVSEPADTDAMIALAKKTAVERGLAKKGDNIIITAGVPVGTTGTTNIMTIQAID; from the coding sequence ATGAAAAAGACCAAGATTGTTGCAACACTTGGACCTGCCAGTTCAGATGTGGATACTATTGTTAGCTTGATTGAAAACGGCGCCAACGTGTTCCGTTTCAACTTCTCACACGGTGACCACGAAGAACACTTAGGCCGTATGGAAGCAGTTCGCGAAGCAGAAAAGATCACTGGTAAGACAGTTGGTTTCTTGCTTGACACTAAGGGTGCGGAAATCCGTACTACTAAGCAAGATACTGAAACTGGTAAGATTGAATTCGCCGCTGGCGATGAACTTCGTATCGGTATGGACTCTTCTGCTGAAAAGTTGGGAACTAAGGAACGTATCTACGTTACTTACGAAAACTTGTTTGAAGACGTTGAACTTGGCGGTCACGTACTTTTCGATGATGGTCGTATTGACATGATGATCACTGGCAAGGACGATGCTACTCGCGAACTTCTTGTTACTGTTCAAAACCCAGGTCTCTTGGGTTCACGTAAGGGTGTTAACGCACCTGGTGTGTCAATCAACTTGCCTGGTATTACTGAAAAGGATGCTGATGATATTCGTTTCGGTCTTGACCAAAACATCAACTACATTGCTGCTTCATTCGTCCGTAAGCCACAAGACGTGCTCGAAATTCGTGCATTGTTGAAGGAAAAGGGCAAGGAAGACGTTCAAATCTTCCCTAAGATTGAATCACAAGAAGGTATCGACAACTGGGACGAAATCGAAAAGGTTTCTGATGGTTTGATGATTGCTCGTGGTGACATGGGTATCGAAATTCCACCTGAAAACGTGCCTTTGGTACAAAAAGCCTTGATCCGTTCAATGAACGCTGCTGGTAAGGCAGTTATCACTTCAACTGATATGTTGGACTCAATGCAAGAAAACCCACGTCCAACACGTGCCGAAGCTTCTGACGTTGCCAATGCCGTCTTTGATGGTACTGACGCAACTATGCTTTCTGGTGAATCAGCTAACGGTAACTACCCTAAGGAAGCTGTTGCTATGATGGCTCACATCGACGAAAAAGCTGAATCAGCATTGGCACTTAACGGTCGCCACGTTGACAACTTGTTCGATGCTACTGACATCACTGAATCAGTTGCTGCTGCGGTTGCTACTGCTGCTGCTAACTTGGGCATCAAGACTATCGTTGCCGCTACTGCTTCAGGTTACACTGCTAAGATGATTTCTAAGCACCGTCCAGATGCTGACATCTTGGCACTTACTTTCAGCGAACGTGTACAACGTGGTTTGACTATGAGCTGGGGTGTTGACCCAGTCGTTGTCTCAGAACCTGCTGATACTGATGCTATGATCGCCTTGGCTAAGAAGACTGCTGTTGAACGTGGTCTTGCTAAGAAGGGTGATAACATCATCATCACTGCCGGTGTTCCTGTTGGCACAACTGGTACTACTAACATCATGACTATCCAAGCAATTGACTAG
- a CDS encoding tRNA (adenine(22)-N(1))-methyltransferase translates to MDAKKLSNRLAAVAKMVDDRARVADIGSDHAYLPANLILNGHIDFAVAGEVAKGPLANAESEIARHALQGKIIPRLADGLAAIEPADNIDTVTIAGMGGILISQILAAGARFPKLILQPNTDEATVRQWLEDNDYHIVAEDIIAEGNHVYELIRAEAGAAKLTEQEKTFGPMLMRANSPVWRAKWESELARKEKVIGFLEAATPVHEDRVAETQTEIAKIKEVLA, encoded by the coding sequence ATGGATGCAAAAAAACTTTCTAATCGCTTAGCGGCAGTGGCTAAAATGGTGGACGACCGCGCCCGTGTGGCTGACATTGGTTCCGATCATGCCTATTTGCCAGCCAATTTAATTTTGAATGGCCACATTGATTTTGCTGTCGCTGGTGAAGTGGCTAAGGGACCGTTGGCTAATGCGGAATCCGAAATCGCTCGGCATGCTTTACAAGGTAAAATCATTCCTCGTCTCGCTGATGGATTAGCTGCGATTGAACCAGCTGATAATATTGATACGGTTACGATTGCTGGGATGGGTGGAATTTTGATTTCACAAATTTTAGCTGCCGGTGCCCGTTTTCCAAAACTAATCTTGCAACCTAATACTGACGAAGCAACTGTGCGCCAATGGCTGGAAGATAACGATTACCACATTGTGGCTGAAGATATTATCGCCGAAGGTAACCATGTGTATGAATTAATCCGGGCTGAAGCAGGGGCTGCAAAATTAACTGAACAAGAAAAAACATTTGGTCCAATGCTAATGCGTGCTAACTCACCAGTTTGGCGTGCTAAGTGGGAAAGTGAATTAGCGCGAAAAGAAAAGGTGATTGGTTTCTTAGAGGCGGCAACACCCGTCCATGAAGATCGGGTTGCTGAAACACAAACTGAAATTGCTAAAATCAAGGAGGTACTCGCATGA
- the rpsO gene encoding 30S ribosomal protein S15 has translation MAISQARKNELIKQFGRHEGDTGSVEVQVAVLTEDINELNGHFSVHKHDFHSQRGLMKKIGHRRNLLRYLRDNDVQRYRELIKALGLRR, from the coding sequence ATGGCTATTTCACAAGCACGTAAGAACGAACTTATTAAGCAATTTGGTCGTCACGAAGGCGATACTGGTTCTGTTGAAGTTCAAGTTGCTGTCCTCACTGAAGATATCAACGAATTGAACGGACACTTTTCAGTTCACAAGCACGACTTCCACTCACAACGTGGTTTGATGAAGAAGATCGGTCACCGTCGTAACTTATTACGTTACCTCCGTGACAACGATGTTCAACGTTACCGTGAATTGATTAAGGCACTTGGCTTGCGTCGTTAA
- a CDS encoding YjzD family protein, whose translation MKYIVGAFWALVFGEILGYIGSSLDGSTYSVSFIGIWAIVLGLAGTFLFSKISFSAAPDEK comes from the coding sequence ATGAAATATATTGTTGGAGCATTCTGGGCCTTAGTCTTTGGCGAAATCCTGGGTTACATTGGTTCTTCATTAGACGGTTCAACGTACAGCGTTAGCTTTATTGGCATCTGGGCAATTGTGCTTGGTTTAGCCGGAACCTTCCTTTTCTCAAAGATTTCATTCAGTGCAGCACCAGACGAAAAATAA
- a CDS encoding Nif3-like dinuclear metal center hexameric protein produces the protein MTVIKGQDLVERFEEFAPLTLQESWDNSGLQLGDLKKPIRKVMTTLDVRPEVVQEAIDADVDFIFAHHPMMFKPAKNLDLADPQNRMYADLLRHNITVYAAHTNLDNAKEGMNDWLAQVLGMADTVPLISGTEAGTGLGRIGDLATPTILKDYAERLKQIFKVEHVRVVSNNLSQTVKRVAVLGGSGSEFYQTAKDQGADVFVTADVTYHTGHDILAAEMSVIDPGHHMEFWMKIALQQFLKDWSEDGHWELEVVQSNINTDPFQFI, from the coding sequence ATGACTGTAATTAAGGGGCAAGACCTTGTTGAACGTTTTGAAGAATTTGCACCTTTAACTCTACAAGAAAGCTGGGATAATAGTGGGTTACAGCTTGGTGATTTGAAGAAACCAATTCGCAAAGTGATGACTACTTTGGATGTCCGGCCAGAAGTCGTGCAAGAAGCGATTGATGCGGATGTTGATTTCATTTTTGCACATCACCCAATGATGTTTAAACCCGCGAAAAATCTGGATTTAGCTGACCCCCAAAACCGGATGTATGCTGATTTGTTACGGCATAATATCACGGTTTATGCGGCGCACACGAATTTAGACAATGCAAAAGAGGGTATGAACGATTGGCTTGCACAAGTGTTGGGAATGGCTGATACAGTGCCATTAATTTCTGGTACAGAGGCTGGCACTGGTTTGGGCCGGATAGGTGACTTAGCGACGCCGACTATTTTGAAAGATTATGCCGAACGTTTGAAGCAAATTTTTAAAGTGGAACATGTACGCGTTGTTAGTAATAATCTTAGTCAGACAGTTAAGCGCGTGGCAGTTTTAGGTGGTTCAGGCTCTGAATTTTACCAAACCGCTAAAGATCAAGGCGCGGATGTATTTGTGACTGCGGATGTAACCTATCATACCGGTCATGATATTCTAGCTGCCGAGATGTCAGTTATCGACCCTGGTCATCACATGGAATTTTGGATGAAAATTGCGCTCCAACAATTTCTGAAAGATTGGTCTGAGGACGGACATTGGGAGCTAGAAGTAGTACAATCTAATATAAATACGGATCCATTCCAATTCATTTAA
- the rpsT gene encoding 30S ribosomal protein S20 gives MPVIESSIQRVRTNEKAQARRVAQLSAYRTQVKKFNAAAEAGADNLNELFVVASSAIDKAVSKGLIKKNKASRDKSRLAAKLSK, from the coding sequence ATGCCAGTTATTGAATCTTCAATCCAACGTGTTCGCACTAACGAAAAGGCTCAAGCTCGTCGTGTTGCTCAATTGAGTGCTTACCGTACTCAAGTTAAGAAGTTTAACGCCGCTGCTGAAGCCGGTGCAGACAACTTGAACGAATTGTTTGTTGTTGCTTCATCAGCAATCGACAAGGCCGTTTCAAAGGGTTTGATCAAGAAGAACAAGGCGTCACGTGACAAGTCACGTTTGGCTGCTAAGCTCTCAAAGTAA
- the holA gene encoding DNA polymerase III subunit delta, which produces MNFDELTKQLKEQPANVYLIQGEQFYLLDAVRDLFKQVIPEDERQMNYASYDMDEVEVSVALDDAMSVPFFGERRVVVIEKPGFLTGEVKKQRLNHDIEGLQAYLEHPEPTTTLVFIAPYAKLDSRKKVVKELKRTAQILEFTEMTENQVRQFVERDIRTHGYKIEPVAMNAFVQRTNADLSDMMGELAKLYLYCYDEKNITSAAVNELVTKSLTENVFDLVNAVLAKQTNTALTIYHDLMISGEEPLKMNALLVSQFRLLIQVKGLINKVRSEKELASQLKVHPYRIKLANQSAKRFKFRDLSLAYLGLIDIEKQMKSTQRSAELLFELFMVDFVTAGK; this is translated from the coding sequence ATGAATTTTGATGAATTAACTAAACAATTAAAGGAACAACCAGCGAATGTCTATTTAATTCAAGGCGAACAGTTCTATTTGTTGGATGCCGTGCGTGACTTGTTCAAACAAGTCATCCCAGAAGATGAACGCCAGATGAATTATGCCAGCTATGACATGGATGAAGTGGAAGTAAGTGTGGCCCTCGACGATGCAATGTCAGTCCCATTTTTTGGTGAGCGACGAGTTGTTGTCATCGAAAAGCCTGGTTTTTTAACGGGTGAGGTCAAAAAACAACGGCTAAATCACGATATTGAGGGTTTGCAGGCCTATTTGGAACATCCAGAACCGACTACGACGTTGGTGTTTATTGCCCCATATGCAAAGCTCGACAGTCGAAAAAAAGTCGTCAAAGAGTTGAAGCGGACGGCGCAAATTTTAGAATTTACCGAAATGACGGAAAATCAAGTACGCCAATTTGTGGAACGCGATATTCGCACACATGGTTACAAAATCGAACCAGTCGCCATGAATGCGTTTGTGCAACGGACGAATGCGGATTTGTCAGATATGATGGGTGAACTCGCTAAGCTGTATTTGTATTGTTATGATGAAAAAAACATTACTAGTGCGGCGGTTAACGAGTTAGTCACAAAATCATTAACTGAAAATGTGTTTGATTTAGTGAATGCTGTATTAGCTAAACAGACAAATACTGCGTTGACGATTTATCATGATTTAATGATTAGTGGTGAAGAACCATTGAAAATGAACGCATTACTAGTTAGCCAATTTCGCTTATTGATTCAGGTCAAAGGGTTAATTAATAAAGTGCGGAGTGAAAAAGAACTCGCATCACAATTGAAAGTCCACCCATATCGGATTAAGCTCGCTAATCAATCGGCGAAGCGGTTTAAATTCCGTGATTTAAGTTTGGCGTATCTTGGATTAATTGATATTGAAAAGCAAATGAAGTCAACACAACGTAGTGCCGAATTGTTGTTTGAATTGTTCATGGTCGACTTCGTTACGGCTGGTAAGTAA